One window from the genome of Crassostrea angulata isolate pt1a10 chromosome 2, ASM2561291v2, whole genome shotgun sequence encodes:
- the LOC128173969 gene encoding uncharacterized protein LOC128173969, producing MAELSPDELNQIASVFKELNVKPKADSAQDFKQWMTQYVTQMNEEEFVNVKTEQQTEIVKSAASGSNTSSYIPKISCFSGDGSKNDTTYDLWRYEVDCLIKEKYKEESIAQSIRRSLRGDAGKVAMRLGSGATVTQILDKMESVFGTIERGETIMEQFYSARQQKDEDSMSWSCRLEEIYRKAVIKGVATQADANEKLRSKFWNGLHQWIKDITGYKFDALTNFDELRKEIRLVEKEHVTKRAQSNMAVTSSEPETQDEIKELKGMIQQLTTKVSAIEQGTVVQDIIKDITANMSMAMVTKNLIYKRPKMDNQYAIDANNLAI from the exons ATGGCAGAATTATCCCCAGACGAACTCAATCAAATTGCGTCAGTTTTTAAAGAACTGAATGTAAAACCAAAAGCTGATTCTGCTCAAGATTTCAAACAATGGATGACTCAATATGTCACACAAATGAATGAAGAGGAGTTTGTTAATGTTAAAACAGAACAACAAACTGAAATTGTTAAATCAGCAGCATCAGGAAGCAACACTAGCTCCTATATCCCAAAGATCTCTTGCTTTTCTGGAGACGGCAGCAAGAACGACACTACTTATGATCTTTGGCGATATGAAGTGGATTGTTTAATTAAAGAGAAATACAAAGAGGAATCTATCGCTCAATCAATTAGAAGATCACTAAGAGGAGATGCTGGAAAAGTTGCAATGAGACTTGGTTCTGGAGCCACTGTAACTCAGATACTGGACAAGATGGAGAGTGTATTTGGAACAATAGAACGAGGAGAAACCATTATGGAACAATTTTACAGTGCTCGACAACAGAAAGACGAGGATAGCATGAGTTGGAGTTGTAGGTTAGAAGAGATTTATAGAAAAGCGGTCATTAAAGGAGTTGCGACACAGGCAGATGCTAATGAGAAATTAAGATCCAAATTCTGGAATGGATTGCATCAATGGATTAAGGATATCACAGGATACAAGTTTGATGCACTCACAAATTTTGATGAACTTAGGAAGGAAATCAGACTTGTAGAAAAAGAACATGTAACGAAAAGAGCACAATCAAACATGGCTGTAACATCGAGTGAACCTGAGACACAAGATGAGATCAAGGAACTCAAAGGAATGATTCAACAGCTTACCACCAAAGTCAGTGCTATTGAACAAGGAA CCGTAGTCCAAGATATAATCAAGGATATTACCGCCAATATGAGTATGGCTATGGTGACCAAGAATCTAATCTACAAGAGACCGAAGATGGACAACCAATATGCTATAGATGCAAACAACCTGGCCATATAG